From Numida meleagris isolate 19003 breed g44 Domestic line chromosome 4, NumMel1.0, whole genome shotgun sequence, the proteins below share one genomic window:
- the SRD5A3 gene encoding polyprenol reductase — protein MPAVLGAAWALLAAAFLALLLLHRAQARRHGGGTDIASAFLQDLIRYGKTKRGGGQQAAWLRRLQVPKRWFTHFYVVSILWNGFLLMRLFQAEFLGASLPPWIQIFHSAFGRELQNQNTDSERFSALLVLLLLWLHSFQRLAECLYTSVFSNGVIHIVQYCFGLGYYVAVGSTVLCQVPTNVRKGKELSVQIFWYHVIGIVMYIWASLHQHRCLVILANLRKSKSGKVLSLSHSIPFGDWFERVSCPHYFAELLIYISMAITFGFHNVTWWFVVMYVFFNQTLAAVLCHEFYQEKFTSYPKHRKAFIPFIF, from the exons ATGCCGGCTGTGCTCGGCGCTGCCTGGGCCCTGCTGGCTGCCGCCTTCCtagcgctgctgctgctgcaccgGGCCCAGGCGCGGCGGCACGGCGGAGGCACCGACATCGCCTCAGCCTTCTTGCAGGACCTCATCCGCTACGGGAAGACTAAACGAGGCGGCGGGCAGCAAGCTGCCTGGCTGCGCCGCTTGCAGGTGCCCAAGAG GTGGTTTACTCATTTTTATGTAGTTTCTATACTCTGGAATGGCTTTCTGCTGATGAGGCTTTTTCAAGCTGAGTTCCTTGGAGCATCACTCCCCCCATGGATTCAGATCTTCCATAGTGCTTTTGGCAGAGAGTTGCAGAACCAGAATACGG ACAGTGAACGCTTCTCTGCACTCTTGGTTCTCCTGCTCCTTTGGCTGCATAGCTTTCAAAGACTTGCAGAATGCCTCTATACCAGTGTGTTTTCCAACGGCGTCATTCACATTGTGCAGTATTGCTTTGGACTTGGTTATTACGTTGCTGTTGGCTCAACTGTGCTATGTCAAGTGCCTACTAATGTTAGGAAGG GAAAAGAACTTTCTGTGCAGATCTTCTGGTATCATGTCATAGGCATTGTGATGTACATTTGGGCCTCTCTTCACCAGCACAGATGTCTTGTGATTCTAGCTAATCTTAGAAAAAGTAAATCAG GAAAGGTTTTAAGTCTGAGCCACAGTATACCTTTTGGAGACTGGTTTGAAAGAGTTTCTTGCCCTCATTATTTTGCAGAACTCCTCATCTATATATCTATGGCCATCACATTTGGATTCCACAATGTGACGTGGTGGTTTGTAGtgatgtatgttttttttaaccagacACTGGCTGCTGTTCTGTGTCATGAGTTCTATCAGGAAAAATTTACCTCCTACCCAAAGCATCGAAAAGCATTTataccatttattttttag